Sequence from the Paraburkholderia acidiphila genome:
CCGATCTCATGCGCGCGCAGACCGCGGTCACCATTGCAACCGCGTGGGGCATGGCGCTCGCCATGCGCTTCGGCGAGGTCAGTGCGATGCTCGATTCGATCGAGCGCGACGCGCCAACCCAGTCGGCCGACACGGTTCAATGGGATTGTCTCGCGATTCGTTCCGCGCTCGCGGCCTTGCAGGACGATCCGCACCGCGCGCTGGATCTCGCGCGCCAATACCTGAGCCGCCCGTCAACCGACGCGTGGACGACCAATGCGGTATCCAACGTCGCGCGCTTCAGCTACTGGAAAACCGGCAATCTCGACGCGCTTTACGCCACGCCCTGGATTCCCGATTCACTGGATGAAGACCAGCGCAGCGTCTTTTCTTCGGTCTATCGCCTGTGCCTGCTCGGTCACGTTGAACTGCAGCAACTCCACGTTTCGATTGCGGAACGCCGCTTCAATGAAGCGATGCAACTCGCCGAGCGCTACGCCGGACCCCACTCCATATCGGCTGCGTTGGGCGCGCCCATGATCGCGCAGATCCGCTATGAGCAAGGCCGCCTCGACGAAGCCGAAGCCCTGCTGCTCGAACTCATGCCGGTCATCGACCGTGCCGTGCTGCTCGATAGCGTGTTGATCGCGTACCGCATTCTGGTTCGCATTGCCGTAGCGCGCGAAGACTACGCGGGCGCGCATGTGCTGATCGATCAGGCGCAAATACTCGGCCAGGCGCGCGGCTGGAACCGGCTGCTTGCGGCAGCGCTGGTCGAACGCACGCGGCTCTATCTCGCCGAAAATCGTGTTCCCGAAGCGGCGGCGTGCGTGGCTGACCTTCGGGTGCTCGCCACTGCGCGCGAGGCGTCCGATTTGCCTGTCTCGCCCGAGATCGAGAACTACCGCGACCTGGCAGCGGCATGCCTCGCGCTGCAGCGACACCTCGTTCCCGAAGCCGTCGAATGCCTGCGCATGGCGCTCGCGCGTTGTGAACGCACGCAAGGCAACTATCTGGCGCTGCGCCTTCGAACCCTGCTCGCCATGGCGTGGCTGAGCGCGGGAGACCAGAACCGCGCGCTCGATGCGTTTCGCGAAATCGCCGATATTGCCGCGCCCGTTGGCATTTATCAGTCCATCCTCGATCAGGGGGCCGCGGTCGGGCCGCTGCTGCGCATGGCGCATGAACGCACGCGCAGCGCCGCGCGCACGCCGGAGGTGACGGTATGGCTCGACCGTCTGATCGAAGGCTGGCGAGCGAGGTATGAGCCGCGGAGCAAACCGCGCCGCGAGGGCGAGCGCGAGCCGCTAAGCTCGCGGGAGCGCCATATCGTCGAGTTGATCGCGCAGGGGCAATCCAATAAGGAAATTGCCCGCACGTTGGGCATTACGCCCGAAACCGTCAAATCGCACCTGAAGAATATCTTTGCGAAGCTCGCGGTGGATAAGCGCGCCCAGGCGGTTTCGCGGGCGCAGGCGCTTGGGCTCGTCAAGCATAGCTAGGCGGCCTCTCATCACATCGCGACTAACACGCACGCGTGTATCAGCACGCCCACGAGGCCGCCGACGAACGTGCCGTTGATCCGGATGAACTGTAAATCGTGGCCAATTTCCGCTTCGAACTTGCCACTGACCTCTTGCGCATCCCATCCCTTCACAACGTCGGTGATCAAACCCGAAAGCTGATGCCGATAGCGTAGTACGAGCATCCGCGCAATCTCCAGCCACCAGGCATTGAGTTTGTTCTGCATTGCGCTCGCGCTGACCATGGTCTTGCCAAAGGAAGTCAACGCGCCGGCGACCATCTCGCGCGCGACCGACTGCTCGCTCGCGGCGTCGGCCGCAACGCGGGCGCGGATACGGTCGAGCATGAGGCGATAGTAATCGCCCGCTTTGAAATGGCGGATGCAGTCGCGCAGCAGGAGTCTGCCGAACCTGCGGTATTGCGCTGCCGTTTGCAGGTCGCGCGACAACGCCGCGATGGCCGAATCGAATTGACGGCGCAGTTCGTGATCGGGGTTCGCCGCCACTTCGTGGACCAGCGCGACAACACCCTCGACAAACTTGTTGACGATATAGGTGTCGAGCGGCGCAGGCGTAAACCGCGACGCCTCGCTGAACTTCGCCTTGATCAGGCCGACATTGGCCGTTAGCCACTGCTCGACAGCGCCCAACCCACGGTCCAGCAGCGGTTGATGGCGATTGCCTTCAGTCAGGACACCCAGGATCTGTCCCGCGACGCGAGACACATCGAGTGAGCGCAATTGCGGCAGCAGCAGCCGATCGAACAGATCTTCGACGTCGGACTCGTCGATGCGCTCCAGCAAGCGCGGAAGCGACTCGACGACGACATCGGCAATCGTCGAACTGTTCTCCTTTTCGGCAAGCCACATAGCCAGCGCTCGCGCCGCGTTGTATTCGCTCAAGCGACTCACCACGATTTCCGTGGTCAGAAAATTCTGCTCAACGAAGCTTCCGAGGCTCTCCGCAATGCGCGCCTGGTTTCTGGGAATGATGGCCGTATGCGGCATGGCGATGCCGAGCGGATGGCGGAACAGCGCGACCACCGCATACCAGTCCGCGACCGCGCCCACGGTGCCCGCTTCGGCAAACGCACGCACCCACGCAAGCCATGGATAGCTGGCCTGCAGCGCAACGCTCGCCACGAGCAAGGCGATCATCGCCGCGAGCAAACAGGTCGCCGTCGCGCGCATGCGCTTGAGCCGCACCACCTTGACGTCCACGGCCGCTCTCGCCTTCACACGGTCAACGCGTTCGTTATCGTCGGTCACCGCACTCAACTCGCCTCCTGCTCGAGAAACGTCTTGACGAGCGGAGCGATTTCCTTCGCGCGCGTAATCAGAAACAGATGACCGTCATCGATCACATGGAGCGACGCGTCGCGAATGCGCGCCGCGAGAATCTTTGCATTGGTGAGCGGCACGATCGGGTCGTCGTTGCCGTGCATCACCAGCGTTTTTTGGCGCAGCGCGCCGAGCCACGGCAAGCTCGTCCATCCCGACGCAGCCAGCAGCTGATACAGATAACCACGGCCGCGCGGCGCCTGGATATGGCGGCTATGCGCTTCGAGCAGCGAGGCATCGCGACGGTAGGCGCCGCCGTAGATCTCGGCGCCGACTTGCTTCAGGTAAGCCGGGTCCGTATAACGCCGCGGCCCGACCAGCTTCGACAGCACCGAAAGCCGCGCGGGCACCATGATTACGCCCGGCGACGTCGCCGCGAGTATCAGCCGCCGGCAGCGCCTTGGGTAGAGATGCGCGAACTGCTGCGCGAGCGCGCCGCCCCACGACACGCCCAGCACATCGACAGGACCCGCATAGCCCAGCCGCGTGAGCAGCTTGTCGGACAAAACGGCGAGCGTCGAGAAGCGGTACGGAATGAGGGGAGCGGGCGAGCCGCCGACGCCCGGCACGTCGAAAACGATCACGGTGATGTCTTCGAGCGCCTCGACAAAAGGTTCGACCAGTTCGAGATTCGCGCCAATGCCATTGAACAACAGCAGCGGCGGGCACGCGTCGCCACCGCGACGCACGCCAACACGCAATAGCTGACCATCTAGATCGATCATCTGGATTTGCATGACATCGGCAACCTCTGGGCTCGTTCGTATATCGGTCATCCGGTTTTTCCCCTGGTTCGGCAATTCGTTATCGTTGTGAAGCGTGGCGGCTCGCTACATCACTTCTTCGGCTGCATGAGCGCCTTGATCTCCTCCACATGCTCCGCAAAGCGC
This genomic interval carries:
- a CDS encoding LuxR C-terminal-related transcriptional regulator produces the protein MTEVTEATTVARPPLLLTTKVIAPRLPAGLVDRPRLKALSAQVELRRITLIKAPAGFGKTSLALTWLDTLRANGAQVAWLSLDADDDEPARYFHYLAHALQRACRTVGVSAIGLTAESWFVPANSLVATLINELAEIDDELHVFIDDYHLIHSAAIHEAMSLFIANVPSNVHVVICTRTDPPLPLAKLRAGNSLCEVDAAALRFNFDETRRFVEHECPGKLGFGDLKSLYATTEGWAAALRISASALARQDRSQGWQQDMQAGLKAGLKAGLNPGGASKPVSDYLEDLLQHLPPQTQAFMLRSAILERLSAPLCEAVTGVASSQAMLDDIVARQLLLEPMDLEGRWFRYHRLMADYLKRRLEAKHPGEITELHRRAWHWHAKQQHWTDAIKHAIAASATDEAIAMMERCAKALLKGGDLLTLVGWQRQFPADLMRAQTAVTIATAWGMALAMRFGEVSAMLDSIERDAPTQSADTVQWDCLAIRSALAALQDDPHRALDLARQYLSRPSTDAWTTNAVSNVARFSYWKTGNLDALYATPWIPDSLDEDQRSVFSSVYRLCLLGHVELQQLHVSIAERRFNEAMQLAERYAGPHSISAALGAPMIAQIRYEQGRLDEAEALLLELMPVIDRAVLLDSVLIAYRILVRIAVAREDYAGAHVLIDQAQILGQARGWNRLLAAALVERTRLYLAENRVPEAAACVADLRVLATAREASDLPVSPEIENYRDLAAACLALQRHLVPEAVECLRMALARCERTQGNYLALRLRTLLAMAWLSAGDQNRALDAFREIADIAAPVGIYQSILDQGAAVGPLLRMAHERTRSAARTPEVTVWLDRLIEGWRARYEPRSKPRREGEREPLSSRERHIVELIAQGQSNKEIARTLGITPETVKSHLKNIFAKLAVDKRAQAVSRAQALGLVKHS
- a CDS encoding DUF445 domain-containing protein — its product is MTDDNERVDRVKARAAVDVKVVRLKRMRATATCLLAAMIALLVASVALQASYPWLAWVRAFAEAGTVGAVADWYAVVALFRHPLGIAMPHTAIIPRNQARIAESLGSFVEQNFLTTEIVVSRLSEYNAARALAMWLAEKENSSTIADVVVESLPRLLERIDESDVEDLFDRLLLPQLRSLDVSRVAGQILGVLTEGNRHQPLLDRGLGAVEQWLTANVGLIKAKFSEASRFTPAPLDTYIVNKFVEGVVALVHEVAANPDHELRRQFDSAIAALSRDLQTAAQYRRFGRLLLRDCIRHFKAGDYYRLMLDRIRARVAADAASEQSVAREMVAGALTSFGKTMVSASAMQNKLNAWWLEIARMLVLRYRHQLSGLITDVVKGWDAQEVSGKFEAEIGHDLQFIRINGTFVGGLVGVLIHACVLVAM
- the phaZ gene encoding poly(3-hydroxyalkanoate) depolymerase; its protein translation is MTDIRTSPEVADVMQIQMIDLDGQLLRVGVRRGGDACPPLLLFNGIGANLELVEPFVEALEDITVIVFDVPGVGGSPAPLIPYRFSTLAVLSDKLLTRLGYAGPVDVLGVSWGGALAQQFAHLYPRRCRRLILAATSPGVIMVPARLSVLSKLVGPRRYTDPAYLKQVGAEIYGGAYRRDASLLEAHSRHIQAPRGRGYLYQLLAASGWTSLPWLGALRQKTLVMHGNDDPIVPLTNAKILAARIRDASLHVIDDGHLFLITRAKEIAPLVKTFLEQEAS